A stretch of the Dichotomicrobium thermohalophilum genome encodes the following:
- the ybeY gene encoding rRNA maturation RNase YbeY: MSDDPDPGQRSSGAATTDTAASGHAIDVVLPEDQSECDDTRAIANRLCAAAEIALEMAETGPGAVTVVLSNDEEVRALNRHFRGADKPTNVLSFPAEYTAPEPGAPPYLGDVIVARETVAREAGEQGKSFLDHATHLVVHGVLHLLGYTHDAEDDAERMEALEVAALERLGLPDPYAEATLAET, encoded by the coding sequence ATGAGCGACGACCCGGACCCTGGGCAAAGATCGAGTGGCGCGGCGACGACGGATACCGCCGCTTCTGGTCACGCGATCGACGTTGTCTTACCCGAAGATCAATCCGAATGCGACGATACGCGCGCAATTGCCAATCGCCTGTGCGCCGCCGCAGAGATTGCGCTGGAGATGGCTGAGACCGGCCCCGGTGCGGTTACGGTCGTGCTGAGCAATGACGAAGAGGTGCGCGCGCTGAACCGGCATTTCCGTGGCGCCGACAAGCCCACCAACGTGCTGTCCTTCCCTGCAGAGTACACCGCGCCGGAGCCGGGCGCGCCGCCTTACCTGGGCGATGTGATTGTCGCGCGGGAGACAGTGGCACGCGAGGCCGGCGAGCAGGGCAAGAGCTTTCTGGACCATGCCACGCATCTGGTGGTCCACGGTGTGCTGCATCTTCTCGGCTATACGCATGACGCCGAGGACGATGCGGAACGCATGGAGGCGCTGGAGGTCGCGGCGCTCGAACGTCTCGGCCTGCCGGACCCCTACGCAGAGGCGACACTTGCGGAAACCTAA
- a CDS encoding hemolysin family protein, giving the protein MSEISQASRNGNGAHTQPEDDSSGNGANFFSQFAQRLGFEGEEDLRTRLERALKGETREAQAFDRQERTWLLNTLRFGGLRVEDVMVPRADIVAIDESAPLSDLIRLFREAGHSRMPVYRETLDAPTGMIHIKDLLTWIATQAEKAAQPAEGNAADGQTMQLGAVDLSRPIHSSLLVRDVLYVPPSMPVVSLLLRMQSQPIHLAIVVDEYGGTDGLVTIENLIEEIVGNIEDEHDTNGDLEIREATDGLIASARTPIEDLAERLGVEELVAPEHEDEVDTLGGLVFTLLGRVPLRGELVPHPSGIEFEVLEADPRRIKKLKIHLRKADEARHVKRHADISGATGSGESES; this is encoded by the coding sequence ATGAGCGAGATTTCACAAGCGTCCCGCAACGGAAACGGGGCGCATACACAGCCCGAGGACGACAGTTCGGGGAACGGTGCAAATTTCTTTAGCCAGTTCGCGCAGCGGCTTGGCTTTGAAGGCGAGGAAGATCTGCGAACCCGGCTTGAACGCGCGCTGAAAGGCGAAACACGCGAAGCACAGGCCTTCGATCGGCAGGAACGGACCTGGCTGCTCAACACCCTCCGCTTCGGCGGCCTGCGCGTGGAGGACGTGATGGTGCCGCGCGCGGATATCGTCGCCATCGACGAAAGCGCGCCCCTGTCGGACCTGATCCGTCTGTTCCGCGAGGCCGGGCACTCCCGAATGCCGGTCTACCGCGAGACGCTGGATGCGCCGACCGGCATGATCCATATCAAGGACCTTCTAACCTGGATCGCCACACAGGCGGAAAAGGCAGCGCAACCCGCGGAGGGCAACGCGGCTGATGGACAGACCATGCAGCTTGGTGCCGTGGACCTGTCGCGGCCGATCCATTCTTCGCTTCTGGTGCGCGATGTGCTTTACGTGCCGCCGTCGATGCCCGTGGTCAGCCTGCTGCTACGGATGCAGAGCCAGCCGATCCATCTCGCCATCGTGGTCGATGAATACGGCGGCACCGACGGCCTTGTGACTATCGAGAACCTGATCGAGGAAATCGTCGGCAATATCGAGGACGAGCACGACACCAACGGGGATCTGGAGATCCGCGAGGCGACGGATGGCCTGATCGCATCGGCGCGTACGCCGATTGAGGACCTGGCCGAGCGGCTGGGCGTGGAGGAACTGGTCGCGCCCGAGCACGAGGACGAGGTCGACACGCTTGGCGGTCTGGTCTTCACGCTTTTGGGCCGCGTGCCGTTGCGCGGCGAGCTGGTGCCGCATCCGAGCGGGATCGAGTTCGAAGTGCTGGAGGCTGACCCGCGCCGGATCAAGAAGCTGAAAATCCACCTGAGAAAGGCGGACGAGGCCCGGCACGTAAAGCGCCACGCCGATATATCTGGCGCGACCGGCAGCGGCGAAAGCGAGTCCTAA
- the msrA gene encoding peptide-methionine (S)-S-oxide reductase MsrA has protein sequence MGLFTPRKKLTMPAPEEALPGRRDPIPTAERHFVNGKPLKGPYPEGIETIVFGMGCFWGAERLFWQIPGVYVTAVGYAAGYTPNPTYEEVCSGMTGHNEVVLVAYDPQQVSLQKLLRVFWESHDPTQVMRQGNDVGTQYRSAIYYTTPEQKEAAEASRETYAEALKTRGQGPIATEILPAPDFYFAEDYHQQYLAKNPAGYCGIRGTGVSYPMAEA, from the coding sequence ATGGGACTGTTCACGCCACGCAAGAAGCTCACGATGCCCGCGCCGGAGGAGGCGCTGCCGGGCCGCAGGGACCCGATCCCGACGGCCGAGCGCCATTTCGTCAACGGCAAGCCGCTCAAGGGGCCTTATCCTGAGGGGATCGAGACGATCGTTTTCGGTATGGGCTGCTTCTGGGGGGCCGAGCGGCTGTTCTGGCAGATCCCGGGCGTCTACGTCACGGCGGTGGGGTATGCCGCCGGCTACACGCCGAACCCGACCTACGAGGAAGTCTGCTCCGGTATGACCGGGCATAACGAGGTCGTGCTCGTTGCTTATGACCCGCAACAGGTTTCGCTGCAGAAGCTTCTGCGGGTGTTCTGGGAGAGCCACGATCCGACGCAGGTCATGCGCCAGGGCAACGATGTCGGCACGCAGTACCGCTCTGCGATCTATTACACCACGCCGGAGCAGAAGGAAGCAGCCGAGGCCTCGCGCGAGACCTATGCCGAGGCGCTGAAGACGCGCGGGCAGGGGCCGATCGCCACCGAGATTCTCCCCGCGCCTGACTTCTACTTTGCGGAGGACTACCACCAGCAGTATCTGGCCAAGAACCCCGCCGGCTATTGCGGCATTCGCGGGACAGGCGTCTCCTACCCGATGGCCGAGGCGTAA
- a CDS encoding TldD/PmbA family protein, with protein sequence MTDGLLDRSTCANLADTALRKARLAAVDYADIRIGTNQSELLFAREDKLKAVNTATETGVGVRVLVNGSWGFAGSNMVSDTEIGRLVDAAVATARATAVIQKRPIAIEDLPSYQAEWAMPVGVEPFSVPTDVKADHLLAINDAAMKAGADYCAATFQFVREQKFFASTRGSEICQTRVRSYPFFRATAVDRDTGRFVTRDSLAAARGAGWDYVERCDLVDEASRAGAEVREKLHAKPVEPGAYDVVIDPTNLFLTIHETIGHSTELDRALGWEADFAGTSFLTPDKLDTLQFGAPMMTVIGERSQDEGLASVAYDDDGVRTAGREFPVIENGVFKNYQMAMGQAQLIGRDGSNGCAYCASPADFPIQRMPNISLQPNPEACSLDDLIGGVERGIYINGAGSWSIDQQRDNFQFSGQLFYEIRNGKLGPMLRDVAYQGRTVPFWNSLDGLGDRSTYFLGGTFTCGKGQPMQPAPVSHGAVPGRFRGVTILNTERKA encoded by the coding sequence ATGACAGACGGCCTTCTTGACCGCAGCACCTGCGCAAATCTCGCGGATACCGCGCTTCGCAAGGCCCGGCTCGCAGCGGTCGATTACGCGGACATTCGCATCGGAACCAATCAGAGCGAGCTTCTCTTTGCCCGCGAGGACAAGCTGAAGGCTGTCAATACCGCGACAGAGACAGGGGTCGGCGTCCGGGTCCTTGTGAACGGTAGCTGGGGCTTTGCCGGCAGCAACATGGTCTCCGACACCGAGATCGGTCGGCTTGTCGATGCAGCCGTCGCGACCGCGCGCGCAACCGCGGTCATCCAGAAACGACCGATCGCGATCGAGGACCTGCCGAGCTACCAGGCGGAGTGGGCCATGCCCGTAGGTGTCGAGCCGTTCAGTGTTCCGACCGACGTAAAGGCCGATCATCTACTGGCGATCAATGACGCGGCGATGAAAGCTGGCGCCGACTATTGCGCGGCGACGTTCCAGTTCGTTCGCGAGCAGAAATTCTTCGCCAGCACGCGTGGCAGCGAGATTTGCCAGACGCGCGTTCGCAGCTATCCGTTCTTCCGCGCGACCGCCGTGGACAGGGATACCGGCCGGTTCGTGACCCGCGACAGCCTGGCTGCCGCGCGCGGCGCCGGCTGGGACTATGTTGAACGCTGTGATCTTGTTGACGAGGCCAGCAGGGCCGGCGCGGAAGTTCGTGAGAAGCTGCACGCCAAGCCCGTCGAGCCGGGCGCGTACGATGTGGTCATTGACCCGACCAACCTGTTTCTCACCATTCACGAAACTATCGGCCACAGCACGGAACTGGACCGGGCGCTGGGTTGGGAGGCGGATTTCGCCGGCACGTCCTTCCTGACGCCGGACAAGCTGGACACGCTGCAATTCGGCGCGCCGATGATGACGGTGATCGGCGAGCGGTCGCAGGACGAAGGGCTCGCCTCCGTCGCCTACGACGATGACGGCGTACGCACCGCCGGCCGGGAGTTTCCGGTCATCGAGAATGGTGTGTTCAAGAACTACCAGATGGCGATGGGACAAGCGCAGCTGATCGGCCGCGACGGGTCCAATGGCTGCGCCTACTGCGCCAGTCCGGCGGATTTCCCGATCCAGCGGATGCCGAACATTTCACTGCAGCCGAACCCGGAAGCATGCTCGCTCGATGACCTGATCGGCGGGGTCGAGCGCGGCATCTACATCAACGGCGCGGGAAGCTGGAGCATCGATCAGCAACGCGACAACTTCCAGTTCTCCGGCCAACTCTTCTACGAAATCCGCAACGGCAAGCTCGGGCCGATGCTGCGCGATGTCGCCTATCAGGGGCGCACGGTGCCGTTCTGGAATTCGCTCGACGGGCTGGGTGACCGCTCGACCTATTTTCTTGGCGGAACCTTCACCTGCGGCAAGGGACAGCCGATGCAGCCTGCGCCCGTATCGCATGGCGCCGTGCCCGGGCGCTTTCGCGGCGTGACGATCCTGAACACCGAACGGAAAGCCTGA
- a CDS encoding TldD/PmbA family protein, giving the protein MLLSREEVERITSRRLAASRADGCIVHVSGSDKVNLRFARNSATSNGARSAVGVTITSQFGQRSGSATVNGLDEDALDAAQRRSEEIARKAPPDPEQMPPPSPQSYASNAAYDTDTAQLETARLAEAAQTAIAAAEAGGVDAAGYAEAGGRFRAVANSAGLFAYERDSIADFTVTARRKDGSWSGWAGGSEHRFDALDPEQIARDAVAKAAHDATPLDLEPGKYTVLLEPSAAGELLRYLMWALDARAVDEGRSWLSSAAGQSKIGQQLLDPSVTITSDPADPLAPSPTFDREGLPHQATVWVEDGVVKTLACSRYWAQRTGRDARPAPAALTMAGGWTSLQDMIRATARGILVTRVWYTNMLDPQSLLLTGLTRDGNFLIENGEIVGPVRNFRFNESLLSMLSNIEAIGPSERIHGGDLHGAPVAVPALLVNNFTFSSRSAGI; this is encoded by the coding sequence ATGCTGCTGTCGCGCGAAGAGGTCGAGCGGATCACGTCACGCCGGCTCGCGGCGTCGCGCGCGGACGGCTGCATTGTCCATGTGAGCGGTAGCGACAAGGTCAATCTGCGCTTTGCCCGAAACAGCGCGACCTCGAACGGCGCACGAAGCGCCGTGGGCGTGACGATCACCTCGCAGTTCGGGCAGCGGTCTGGCTCCGCGACGGTGAACGGCCTCGATGAGGACGCGCTCGATGCCGCCCAGCGCCGCTCGGAAGAGATCGCGCGCAAAGCGCCGCCCGATCCGGAGCAGATGCCGCCGCCAAGCCCGCAGAGCTACGCGTCCAACGCCGCCTACGACACCGACACGGCCCAACTGGAGACCGCGCGGCTTGCCGAGGCCGCGCAGACGGCCATCGCCGCCGCCGAGGCCGGAGGCGTGGATGCAGCCGGGTATGCCGAGGCGGGCGGGCGCTTCCGCGCGGTCGCCAACAGCGCGGGGCTGTTCGCTTACGAGCGCGACAGCATCGCGGATTTTACCGTGACCGCGCGGCGCAAGGACGGAAGCTGGTCCGGCTGGGCCGGCGGCTCGGAGCATCGCTTCGATGCGCTCGATCCGGAGCAAATCGCCCGCGACGCCGTCGCCAAAGCCGCGCACGATGCGACGCCGCTTGACCTGGAGCCGGGCAAGTACACGGTGCTGCTGGAGCCGTCAGCGGCCGGGGAACTGCTGCGCTATCTGATGTGGGCGCTGGACGCCCGTGCGGTGGATGAGGGGCGAAGCTGGTTGAGCAGCGCGGCCGGCCAGTCGAAGATCGGGCAGCAGCTTCTGGATCCGAGCGTCACAATCACCTCCGACCCCGCCGATCCGCTCGCGCCCAGTCCGACCTTCGACCGCGAGGGCCTTCCCCATCAAGCCACGGTCTGGGTCGAGGACGGCGTCGTGAAGACCCTGGCGTGTTCGCGCTACTGGGCGCAGAGGACCGGGCGGGATGCCCGCCCCGCACCTGCCGCCCTGACGATGGCGGGCGGCTGGACATCGCTCCAAGACATGATCCGGGCGACCGCCCGCGGAATCCTCGTGACACGCGTGTGGTACACGAACATGCTCGATCCGCAGAGCCTGCTTCTCACCGGGCTCACGCGCGACGGCAATTTCCTCATCGAGAATGGCGAAATCGTCGGTCCGGTCCGCAACTTCCGCTTCAACGAAAGTCTGCTTTCGATGCTGTCCAACATCGAAGCCATCGGCCCGAGCGAGCGCATCCACGGCGGTGACCTCCACGGAGCGCCGGTGGCCGTGCCGGCGCTTCTCGTGAACAACTTCACCTTCTCCAGCCGCTCGGCAGGAATCTAG
- the asnB gene encoding asparagine synthase (glutamine-hydrolyzing), which translates to MCGIAGIFSAAPATDRLVQRRVAMAMANRLAHRGPDDEGVWQEAERPLCLAHRRLSIIDLSAEGHQPQASHSGRYVISYNGEIYNFPSLMAELEAGAVRFRGHSDTEVMLAAFERWGLDRALEKLNGMFAFALWDRQAKVLHLVRDRMGKKPLYVGWAGRDLVFASELKALRAHPSFQGTISRRALALYSRYGDMPAPFSIYENTWQLLPGCRVTLDLSGGRIAPGADISALMEPYWDMMEVVQEARAQQEPVSDDAAIGRLDGLLRQCTAERMISDVPLGAFLSGGIDSSAVVTAMQSQSERPVKTFSIGFRETGFDEAVHAREIAAHLGTEHHEHYMSPKEALDIIPRLPTIYDEPFADVSQIPTFMVSQFARQQVTVALSGDGGDEIFGGYQRHYVVPALWQRIGWLPRRVRAAMSRAIQRVSIERWNRLVPQHPQFGERLYKLAELLPLADAAEIYDHLVAKWPDAQTPVLDAVFSRIPLTDPGRQPQGLNFAEQMMFRDGLSYLPNDILTKVDRASMAVSLEVRAPLLDPRLYAYAWSLPYAMRLRGGKGKWLLRKWLERHVPRELIERPKQGFSVPVGEWLRGPLRPWAEDLLNPDMIRRQGLLDAQAIRTCWQDHLAGRGRHAYKLWTVLMFQAWYEEYGTVAQCEPSLQQEPIA; encoded by the coding sequence ATGTGCGGTATTGCCGGCATTTTCTCGGCCGCCCCTGCAACGGACCGGCTGGTCCAGCGCCGGGTCGCCATGGCCATGGCCAACCGCCTGGCGCATCGCGGCCCGGATGACGAGGGGGTCTGGCAGGAGGCCGAACGGCCACTTTGTCTGGCGCACCGGCGCTTGTCGATCATCGACCTGTCTGCGGAGGGCCATCAGCCCCAGGCCTCCCACAGCGGGCGCTATGTCATCAGCTATAACGGCGAGATCTACAACTTCCCGTCGCTGATGGCCGAGCTTGAAGCGGGGGCCGTCCGGTTCAGGGGTCATTCGGATACGGAGGTCATGCTCGCCGCGTTCGAGCGGTGGGGTCTCGACCGCGCGCTGGAGAAACTCAACGGCATGTTCGCCTTTGCCCTGTGGGATCGGCAGGCGAAAGTCCTGCATCTCGTCCGCGACAGGATGGGCAAGAAGCCCCTTTATGTCGGTTGGGCCGGCCGTGACCTCGTGTTCGCGTCCGAACTGAAGGCCCTCCGCGCACACCCCTCTTTTCAAGGAACGATTTCACGCCGGGCGCTGGCCCTTTATTCCCGCTATGGCGATATGCCGGCGCCGTTTTCGATCTACGAGAACACCTGGCAGCTTTTGCCGGGCTGCCGTGTGACGCTGGATCTGTCTGGCGGCCGTATAGCGCCGGGTGCCGATATCAGCGCCCTCATGGAACCCTACTGGGACATGATGGAGGTGGTCCAAGAGGCGCGCGCTCAGCAAGAGCCGGTGAGCGACGACGCGGCAATCGGCAGGTTGGACGGTCTGCTCCGCCAGTGCACGGCAGAACGCATGATCTCCGACGTCCCCTTGGGCGCTTTCCTGTCAGGCGGGATCGATTCCAGCGCCGTGGTCACGGCCATGCAGTCCCAGTCCGAGCGCCCGGTCAAGACGTTCTCCATCGGCTTCAGGGAAACAGGCTTTGACGAGGCAGTCCATGCCCGCGAAATCGCGGCGCATCTGGGGACCGAACATCACGAGCATTACATGTCCCCAAAGGAGGCGCTCGATATCATTCCGCGCCTGCCTACCATCTATGATGAACCGTTTGCCGATGTCTCGCAGATCCCGACCTTTATGGTGTCGCAGTTCGCGCGTCAGCAAGTCACGGTCGCTCTTTCCGGCGACGGCGGTGACGAGATTTTCGGCGGCTATCAGCGGCACTATGTCGTCCCGGCCTTGTGGCAGCGCATCGGGTGGCTGCCCCGCCGAGTCCGCGCAGCCATGAGCCGGGCAATCCAGCGTGTTTCCATCGAGCGCTGGAACCGGTTGGTGCCGCAGCACCCGCAGTTCGGCGAACGTCTTTACAAGTTGGCGGAACTGTTGCCGCTGGCCGACGCGGCGGAGATTTACGATCACCTGGTGGCGAAGTGGCCGGACGCGCAGACGCCCGTCCTCGACGCGGTTTTTTCGCGTATCCCCCTGACCGATCCCGGCCGGCAACCGCAGGGCCTGAACTTCGCCGAACAGATGATGTTCCGGGACGGGTTGTCGTACCTGCCGAATGACATCCTGACCAAGGTGGATCGCGCGTCAATGGCCGTTTCTCTGGAAGTCCGGGCACCCTTGCTGGATCCGCGTCTTTACGCGTATGCGTGGTCACTGCCCTATGCGATGCGGCTGCGCGGCGGCAAGGGTAAGTGGCTGCTCCGCAAATGGCTCGAACGGCATGTGCCGCGCGAGCTGATAGAACGGCCCAAGCAGGGATTTTCGGTGCCGGTGGGGGAATGGCTGCGCGGCCCGCTTCGCCCATGGGCAGAGGATTTGCTGAATCCCGACATGATAAGACGGCAGGGGCTGCTTGATGCGCAGGCGATCAGGACATGTTGGCAGGATCACCTGGCGGGCCGCGGCCGTCATGCTTACAAGCTGTGGACCGTGCTCATGTTCCAGGCGTGGTACGAGGAGTATGGCACCGTCGCGCAATGCGAGCCGTCCTTGCAGCAGGAGCCGATCGCCTAG
- a CDS encoding O-antigen ligase family protein, with protein MIRDGLLAIGLVAAIFTQLRVSGAPIGPGEVSLLLWLLLSLVGSAHRLNAPLSSASQRLLTFWALFAAGLCVGLITAYVVGERNDPTLMRHDTIAFALVAAISLMAAIQHDAPRRLNRAAWLAAAFGSICLGVQLAQAFGALPTWGLEVWYYDRLCGWTTNANQLALLCLILFFLSLHLLETAASGSAKLAAISLALLPLMAGLLTKSDTFLLSLVAGLLVLSAIRLWHWLRTPSGAGTRSSAGMLSVLACLAMLLASAPLVYSLVTSETQTLRSVDSRTKVIERDVAYRSQALMRALDRSVESGFLGLGPGPHLMRPANLREPRYEAYPNFEVHNTLADVMLQGGLLAVIALVWLGGKAITGTMSIGLTYLPTLLAAVATFSMTHFIFRHPIVWFVLTLSLVLGSYARPLVLRRQTPRPPKVMEDRILRMTRVGLQGVGGKRRVKATGRRSAGSH; from the coding sequence GTGATCCGGGACGGCCTTCTCGCGATCGGATTGGTCGCAGCGATATTTACCCAATTACGCGTGTCAGGCGCGCCGATCGGCCCGGGCGAAGTATCGCTGCTCCTGTGGCTGCTCTTAAGCCTCGTCGGCAGCGCACACCGGCTGAACGCACCGCTCTCATCCGCTTCACAGCGGTTGCTGACGTTTTGGGCTCTGTTCGCGGCCGGCCTGTGCGTGGGACTGATAACGGCGTACGTTGTCGGCGAGCGCAACGACCCCACGCTGATGCGCCACGACACGATCGCATTTGCGCTGGTCGCCGCGATCAGCCTGATGGCCGCCATCCAGCATGACGCGCCAAGGCGACTGAACCGCGCGGCATGGCTTGCCGCGGCCTTCGGGTCGATCTGCCTTGGCGTCCAGTTGGCACAAGCGTTCGGCGCGCTGCCCACCTGGGGCCTGGAGGTCTGGTATTATGACCGTCTCTGCGGCTGGACCACGAATGCAAATCAGTTAGCCTTGTTGTGCCTGATCCTTTTCTTCCTGTCGCTCCACCTGTTGGAAACGGCTGCCAGCGGTTCGGCGAAGCTCGCAGCTATCAGCCTCGCGCTGCTTCCGCTGATGGCAGGCTTGCTGACCAAAAGCGACACCTTCCTGCTGTCCCTGGTGGCAGGCCTCCTCGTCCTGTCCGCCATCAGGCTATGGCATTGGCTGCGAACGCCCAGCGGCGCCGGGACCCGCAGCTCTGCTGGCATGCTGAGCGTGCTCGCATGCCTCGCGATGCTCCTCGCGTCGGCGCCTCTCGTTTACAGCCTCGTGACAAGCGAAACCCAGACCCTTCGCTCCGTTGACTCGCGGACAAAAGTCATCGAACGAGACGTCGCGTATCGGTCCCAGGCGCTGATGCGTGCGCTGGATCGCAGTGTCGAAAGTGGCTTCCTCGGGCTCGGACCCGGACCGCATCTCATGCGCCCCGCGAATTTGCGCGAGCCACGATACGAGGCGTATCCGAACTTCGAGGTGCACAATACCCTGGCGGACGTGATGCTTCAGGGCGGGCTGCTCGCCGTTATCGCGCTGGTCTGGCTGGGAGGCAAGGCAATCACCGGGACGATGTCGATCGGCCTGACATACCTGCCGACCCTGCTCGCCGCTGTCGCCACGTTCAGCATGACGCATTTTATCTTCCGACATCCGATCGTCTGGTTCGTTCTCACGCTCAGTCTGGTTCTTGGGAGTTACGCGCGTCCGCTCGTGCTGCGCCGGCAGACACCTCGCCCCCCCAAGGTCATGGAGGATCGCATCCTCCGGATGACCCGAGTCGGCTTGCAAGGCGTCGGTGGGAAGCGGCGAGTGAAGGCGACTGGCCGCCGGTCCGCTGGCAGTCATTAA
- a CDS encoding NAD-dependent epimerase/dehydratase family protein has product MLIDHSELMVLPPGIRTELSEEQSRFSAARGGDPERRILIIGGAGYIGAPLTSYLLAAGAFVRNLDCLAYHNGASVLGYISHPRYELMLGDMGDPETMQQALAGITDVIILGGLVGDPITKKFPGAAERVNDQAIQTCIRALNGRGLNKVIFVSTCSNYGIIGDDQIATEDFELKPLSSYARSKVAAEKFLLGLEGQVDYAPTILRFATAFGLSPRMRFDLTVNEFTRDLFLGRELSVFDAHTWRPYCHVRDFARLITRVLDYPVGRVAFEVFNSGGDANNHTKQEIVDRILQRLPGRRVSYKPDSEDRRNYRVNFEKVKRELHFTPLVSIEQGIDEIIWALSAHMLDDVSTRGTFYGNYELPGLEAHALRSTA; this is encoded by the coding sequence ATGCTGATAGATCACTCAGAATTGATGGTGCTGCCGCCAGGTATCCGGACCGAACTGTCTGAGGAGCAGAGCCGGTTCAGCGCGGCCCGAGGCGGTGATCCTGAAAGGCGGATCCTGATCATAGGGGGCGCCGGCTATATCGGCGCGCCGCTGACGAGCTATCTTCTCGCGGCCGGCGCATTTGTCCGCAACCTGGACTGTCTCGCCTACCATAACGGCGCGTCCGTCCTCGGATACATCTCGCATCCCCGTTACGAGCTGATGTTGGGCGATATGGGCGACCCCGAAACGATGCAGCAGGCGCTGGCCGGCATCACAGATGTCATTATTCTGGGCGGGCTCGTCGGCGATCCGATCACCAAGAAGTTCCCGGGGGCCGCAGAGCGCGTTAACGATCAGGCGATCCAGACTTGCATCCGCGCGCTGAACGGGCGAGGCCTGAACAAGGTCATTTTCGTATCCACGTGCTCGAATTACGGGATCATCGGCGACGATCAGATCGCCACCGAAGACTTCGAGCTGAAGCCACTCTCGAGTTATGCTCGTTCCAAAGTCGCCGCGGAGAAGTTCCTCCTCGGGCTTGAAGGACAGGTGGATTACGCGCCGACGATCCTTCGTTTCGCGACCGCTTTCGGTCTCTCACCGCGGATGCGGTTCGACCTCACGGTCAATGAGTTCACGCGGGACCTTTTCCTTGGCAGAGAGCTTTCCGTTTTCGATGCACACACCTGGCGACCCTACTGCCATGTGCGGGATTTCGCGCGCCTGATCACCCGCGTACTTGATTACCCGGTCGGCCGTGTCGCCTTCGAAGTCTTCAATAGTGGCGGCGACGCCAACAATCATACAAAGCAGGAGATCGTGGACCGGATCCTCCAGCGGCTTCCCGGCCGGCGGGTAAGTTACAAGCCTGACAGCGAGGACCGGCGCAATTACCGCGTGAACTTTGAAAAGGTCAAGCGCGAATTGCACTTCACACCGCTTGTGTCGATCGAGCAAGGCATCGACGAGATCATCTGGGCACTCTCCGCCCATATGCTCGACGACGTCTCAACGCGCGGAACGTTCTACGGAAATTACGAACTGCCGGGGCTGGAAGCGCACGCGCTGCGCTCCACGGCGTAG